One window of Cydia pomonella isolate Wapato2018A chromosome 7, ilCydPomo1, whole genome shotgun sequence genomic DNA carries:
- the LOC133520183 gene encoding insulin-related peptide 4, protein MKIQVAILLVIVSIVAAEDSAQIYCGRQLSRTLAGLCYEKYYSQEKRSPHHDFYDYGSQYISPWLADSTAQRLNGVRGKKSVGIVTECCDKPCTVEEMMTYC, encoded by the coding sequence ATGAAGATCCAGGTAGCAATCCTCTTGGTCATCGTATCTATTGTGGCAGCTGAAGATTCCGCACAAATATACTGCGGAAGACAACTATCGAGGACCTTGGCAGGGCTTTGTTACGAGAAATACTACAGTCAAGAAAAACGATCACCGCATCATGATTTTTATGACTATGGATCACAGTACATTTCACCTTGGCTGGCAGATTCCACGGCTCAGAGATTGAATGGTGTCAGAGGCAAGAAGTCAGTCGGAATTGTCACGGAGTGCTGCGATAAGCCGTGTACGGTGGAAGAGATGATGACTTACTGCTAG